GCAGGCGCAACAGGCTGTCGATCTGCGCCTGGGCGAACGGCGAATGGCCGTCGTTGTCCAGCTCGATGCCGATCGAGGCGGAGTTGATGTCGGTGATCGTGCCCCAGTGGCCGCCACCGCCGTGCCAGGCGCGCAACTGGTCGGACACCAGCTGGTAGATGTGGCCGTCGCTGCCCACCAGGTAATGCGAGCTCACCGGGCCGCCGCTGTTCTTCGTGCGCAGCGTGTCCAGGCTTTCCTGCGCCGAGTGCTGGTTGGTGAAGTGCACCACGATCAGCACCGGCCGGCGGATGTCGTGGTTGGGCGAGGGCACCCAGGTCGCCAGCGGGTTGCGCGGCGGCGCGTGGGCGCAGGCGGCGAGCAGGGCGACCAGCGCCAGGACGGCGACGCTGCACGACAAACGGAGCGGACGGGACATCACGGTTCCTGCAGGTAAGGCTGCGCGATCGCCAGCGCGGTGCGGTACGGCTCCGGCTCGTTGCGGTTGCTGAGCAGGATCACGGTGAGGTGCTGCTTCGGCCAGCGCACGATCACGTTGCGGAAGCCGATGCTTTCGCCGGAGTGCCACAGCGTGTCGCCGGTGATGCGCCAGCCGTAGCCGTAGCTGGCCTCGTACGGTTCACCGGTGACCTTCACGTGCGGGCTGAAGGCGAGCTGGCGCGAAGCGTCGCTGAGCAGGCGGTTGTCGTACAGCGCGGCGTCCCACTTCGCCATGTCCTCGACCGAGGAATAGATGCCGCCGTCGCCGCGGGTGGCGCTGGTGATGCTCTGGTCGGTGCGCGTCCAGCTGCCGTTCTCTTCGCTGTAGCCGTAGGCGCGATGCTCCACTTCGGGACCACCGCTCATGTACATCAGGGTGTGGTCCATGTGCAGCGGACGGAAGATGTGCTGCTGCAGGTACAGCGGCAGGCTGATGCCGGAGGCACGCTCCACCACCAGGCCCAGCAGCACGTAGCCCGAGTTGCTGTAGCGATAGCTCGTGCCTGGCGCGAAATAGCTCTTCGAGGTGGCCGACAGCATCCGCAGCACGTCGTTGTCGCTGACCTGGTCGGTGGTGCCGGGCGGGATCAGGTCCTCGTAGTCGACCAGGCCGCCGGTGTGGGTCAGCAGCTGGCGCAGGGTGACGGCGGAGTCCGTCTCCGGCAGCGTGGGCAGCCAGCGACGCACCGGATCGTCGAGGTGGAGCCGGCCGCTTTCGGCCAGCAGCAGGATCGCCGCCGCGGTGAACTGCTTGCTCACCGAGGCGAGCCGATAGTTGGTGACCGGCGTGGTCTCGTCATGGTCCTCGAGATTGGCCAGGCCGTAGCTGCGGCTGACGATGGGCTTGCCGTCCTTGAGCACCAGCAGCGAGGCGCCGGGCACGTCGCCGGCATAGCGCGCCATCAGCGCATCGGTGGGATCGACCGGCTTGGTGCCGGAGGCGCAGCCGCCGAGCAGGACGGCAACGGCGAGGCTGGCAAGGGGTTTGTACATGGCATGTCGCCTTTGCGCTGCGGGTTTCGGATCATTGCACCGGCACGTCGTAGAGCGTGTGCGGCGTCGGCTCCGGGTCGAGGGTGTAATGCCACCACTCCATAGGATAGTTGCGGAAGCCCTCGCGCTCCATCGCATCGCGCAGCAGCAGGCGGTTGGCGTGTTGCTGCGGCGTGACGTCGGGCGTGTCGGTGTGCGCGCGCACGTCGAAGAAGTCGAAATCCGTGCCCATGTCCAGCGGCTCGCAGTGGCCGCCGTCGGCGGCGCACTGTTGCATGGTCAGGTCGATGGTGGCGCCGCGGCTGTGGCCCGAGCTTTCCGCGATGTAGCCGTGCAGAAGTTCGGACTTGTCCAGCCGCGGGTAGTGCTGCGGCTTGGTGCGCTGGTCGGAAAGATCGTGGGCCCAACGCACGAAATGCGCCACCGCGCGGGCGGGGCGGTAGCAGTCCCAGATCTTCAGGCGCTGGTGGCGCGTGCGCAGGTCACGCTCGACCCGCGCCAGCGCTTCGGCGACCGGGCGCAGCAGCAGGCAGGCCGGGGCGCGATAGCCGTCCGCCGGCGTGCCCATGAAATTGTCGCTGCCGGCGTACTTGATGTCCTCGGCCATGTCGGGCACCAGCGTGCGGATGTCGACCAGGTTCGCTTCGGCGGCGGTTTTCGCGGGTGACAGGGCGGGTTTGTCCTGGGCGTGGAGGCTGCCGATGCAGAGGCAGAGCATCAAGGCCAGCACGATCTTCCTTCCCCCGCTGGCGGGGGAAGGTGCCCGGAGGGCGGATGGGGGCACACGCCGACCCAAAGCCCCCCATCCGCCTTGCGTGCCGCTCCTGCGGCACGCCCTTCGGGCCGGCTTCGCCGTCCGCTTCGGCATCCTGCCTTCGCAGTTGGCACCTTTCCCCGCCAGTGGGGGCAGGGGCTTTGCGAGGGGCGCGTTCTTCATGGGCAGTCTCCCGTGCGCTGGAAGTCGAGGTCTTCGTAGTCGGAGCTGAAGTCGCCCTGCGGATCGAGCTTGGCCATGCGCAAGCTGACCGGCGTGCCTGCGGAAGCGCCGTGGAAATCGAGCCATGCATCGAGCTCGCCGCCGTCCCAGTGCACCAGGTAGCGCTCGCCCAGGCGCATCACGGTGCCGGTCAGCGAAGGCGATTTGGCGGCGGCGAAACGGACCTTGCCGTCGCGCGGGCACAGCGAGACGTCGCCGAACCACGGGTCGCGGTATGAGCCGGTCCACGGAGCGAGTTCGGCCGTGGTGGCCGGGCGTTGTGCCGAGGTGTCCGGCGCCGTGGCGTCGGCGGGGCGTTGCGCGGCCCGCCGCTCCAGCGCGTCGGCGTACCAGTTCACGTCCCGCGGTTCGGCGGGCGCGGTGAAGTGCTTGGTCAGCATCTCGCCGAGCACGGTGCGTGCATCGTCCGCCTCGCCGTTGATCATGAACACGAAACCGCTGTTGCGATCGGGCAGCAGGGCCAGCATCGAGTACATGCCGTTCAGGGTGCCGGTGTGCCAGACCAGCCACTGGCCGTCGACGTCGGTCATGCGCCAGCCGTAGCCGTAGGCCATCACGTGCGAGTTGTCCCAGGCGCGGCGTTGCGCGGAGACCGGGATCAGCATGTGCGGCGCCTGCAGCACGTCGCGTTGCACCGGCGACAGCCACTGCAACTGTGCGTGGGTCGGCACCAGCCAGTTGCGTGCCCAGCTCAGCATGTCGGTGAGGTCGCAGCGGATGCCGCCGGCCGGCGCGGAGGTTATCGCCGGGATCGCAGCGGCTTCCGGGATCGGCACGTTGCGATCGCCGTCGCGGCGATGCGGCGTGGCCACGTCGCCCACCGCGTCGCGGTTCCACGCGCCGACCTGGCAACGGTCCAGGTGCAGCGGCGCGAACACTTCGCGATGCATCAGCGTTTCGTACGACGCGCCGCCCGCGGCGGCGGCCACTTCGCCGGCCACCACGTAGAGCAGGTTGTCGTACTGGTATTGCGAACGGAAGCTGTAGCCGGGCTTGATGAA
This is a stretch of genomic DNA from Rhodanobacter sp. FDAARGOS 1247. It encodes these proteins:
- a CDS encoding N-acetylmuramoyl-L-alanine amidase, which produces MSRPLRLSCSVAVLALVALLAACAHAPPRNPLATWVPSPNHDIRRPVLIVVHFTNQHSAQESLDTLRTKNSGGPVSSHYLVGSDGHIYQLVSDQLRAWHGGGGHWGTITDINSASIGIELDNDGHSPFAQAQIDSLLRLLTDLTTRLHIPRTQIIGHQDFAPTRKDDPGPLFPWPQLAAAGFGLWPQGELIDPPLGFDPWMALGLVGYPLEDRAAAVRAFHNHYRGIGGDALDAQDLRILYNLAQIVERGTPLTD
- a CDS encoding serine hydrolase; this encodes MYKPLASLAVAVLLGGCASGTKPVDPTDALMARYAGDVPGASLLVLKDGKPIVSRSYGLANLEDHDETTPVTNYRLASVSKQFTAAAILLLAESGRLHLDDPVRRWLPTLPETDSAVTLRQLLTHTGGLVDYEDLIPPGTTDQVSDNDVLRMLSATSKSYFAPGTSYRYSNSGYVLLGLVVERASGISLPLYLQQHIFRPLHMDHTLMYMSGGPEVEHRAYGYSEENGSWTRTDQSITSATRGDGGIYSSVEDMAKWDAALYDNRLLSDASRQLAFSPHVKVTGEPYEASYGYGWRITGDTLWHSGESIGFRNVIVRWPKQHLTVILLSNRNEPEPYRTALAIAQPYLQEP
- a CDS encoding M15 family metallopeptidase produces the protein MLCLCIGSLHAQDKPALSPAKTAAEANLVDIRTLVPDMAEDIKYAGSDNFMGTPADGYRAPACLLLRPVAEALARVERDLRTRHQRLKIWDCYRPARAVAHFVRWAHDLSDQRTKPQHYPRLDKSELLHGYIAESSGHSRGATIDLTMQQCAADGGHCEPLDMGTDFDFFDVRAHTDTPDVTPQQHANRLLLRDAMEREGFRNYPMEWWHYTLDPEPTPHTLYDVPVQ
- a CDS encoding serine hydrolase, giving the protein MGVIENGKVVYTRTAGETVAGSGQKITPQTLFKIASNSKAMTTALLGRLVDQGKLRWDDPVTKYLPEFRMHDPWVTANMRVADLLTHSSGLPEGGGDLMLWPEPNAFTRADIIHGLAFIKPGYSFRSQYQYDNLLYVVAGEVAAAAGGASYETLMHREVFAPLHLDRCQVGAWNRDAVGDVATPHRRDGDRNVPIPEAAAIPAITSAPAGGIRCDLTDMLSWARNWLVPTHAQLQWLSPVQRDVLQAPHMLIPVSAQRRAWDNSHVMAYGYGWRMTDVDGQWLVWHTGTLNGMYSMLALLPDRNSGFVFMINGEADDARTVLGEMLTKHFTAPAEPRDVNWYADALERRAAQRPADATAPDTSAQRPATTAELAPWTGSYRDPWFGDVSLCPRDGKVRFAAAKSPSLTGTVMRLGERYLVHWDGGELDAWLDFHGASAGTPVSLRMAKLDPQGDFSSDYEDLDFQRTGDCP